One genomic window of Ciona intestinalis chromosome 7, KH, whole genome shotgun sequence includes the following:
- the LOC100183181 gene encoding 26S proteasome non-ATPase regulatory subunit 7-like, producing the protein MSTKVVSQDVPKTKSMTTVAPTTEKVVVHPLVLLSVVDHFNRMGKVGSQSRVVGVLLGQWKTIDGKRLLDISNSFALPFDEDTRDRSVWFLDHDYLESMAAMFKKVNARERLVGWYHTGPKLCANDIAINDLIRRYNPNAVLVIIDAKPKELGLPTEAYISVEQVHDDGTPTTKTFKHIPSEIDAEEAEEVGVEHLLRDIHNVTAGTLSQQITNQLQGVKGLGAKLVEIKNYLDQVHSGKLPINHSIMYLLQDIFNLLPDVNLAEFSKSFYLKTNDQMLVVYLSCLIRSVIALHNLINNKVSTATAERGDSKTKKEKTSDSAENKKNKKVAAKEQEKKI; encoded by the coding sequence ATGTCGACCAAGGTAGTTTCTCAAGACGTGCCTAAAACAAAGAGCATGACTACAGTAGCTCCAACCACTGAAAAGGTGGTTGTCCACCCTCTTGTCCTGCTCAGTGTTGTTGACCACTTTAACAGAATGGGAAAAGTTGGAAGTCAAAGTCGTGTAGTGGGGGTTCTGCTCGGCCAATGGAAAACCATTGACGGAAAAAGGCTGCTGGATATCTCCAACAGCTTTGCACTGCCTTTTGATGAAGATACAAGGGACAGAAGTGTCTGGTTTTTGGATCACGATTACCTAGAAAGCATGGCTGCTATGTTTAAAAAGGTTAACGCAAGAGAGAGACTGGTTGGTTGGTATCATACCGGCCCGAAGCTCTGCGCTAATGATATCGCTATTAATGATTTGATTCGAAGATATAATCCTAATGCAGTTCTTGTGATTATTGATGCGAAACCAAAAGAACTTGGGCTGCCCACTGAAGCTTATATATCTGTTGAACAAGTGCATGATGATGGGACTCCTACTACCAAGACTTTTAAGCACATTCCGAGTGAAATTGACGCAGAAGAGGCGGAAGAAGTTGGAGTAGAGCATCTTCTGAGAGACATCCACAATGTCACGGCCGGAACTTTGTCTCAGCAGATCACAAACCAGCTACAAGGTGTGAAAGGTCTTGGAGCAAAATTGGTTGAGATCAAGAATTACTTGGACCAAGTTCACAGCGGAAAATTGCCTATTAACCATAGTATCATGTACTTATTGCAGGATATATTTAACCTGCTTCCTGATGTAAATCTCGCTGAGTTCAGCAAGTCTTTCTACCTGAAGACCAACGACCAGATGTTAGTTGTTTATCTTTCCTGTCTGATCCGTTCTGTCATCGCGCTGCATAATTTGATCAACAACAAAGTTTCTACGGCAACAGCAGAGCGCGGAGACAGCAAaacgaaaaaagaaaaaacgtCGGATTCCGCTgagaataaaaagaataaaaaagttgcgGCAAAAGAACAAGAAAAGAAAATCTGA
- the LOC113474377 gene encoding uromodulin-like, with protein MLKYSVIFIIMLVLIGGTAAAQTDPDDASFLISFPTGVNITAILEGFGLTLTDNDECDRLTPVCHEFANCINTLGSYECSCKGGFRPENAALDKNELVCVGEWRLIVVILDR; from the exons ATGTTGAAGTATTCTGTCATCTTTATAATCATGCTTGTTCTTATCGGCGGCACTGCTGCTGCTCAAACTGACC CTGATGATGCTTCCTTTCTAATTTCCTTCCCAACTGGTGTTAACATCACCGCGATTTTGGAGGGATTTGGTTTAACATTAACTG ATAATGACGAGTGTGATCGCTTGACTCCAGTTTGTCACGAGTTCGCGAATTGCATTAATACGCTTGGATCGTACGAATGCTCCTGCAAAGGCGGTTTTCGCCCGGAAAATGCAGCGTTGGACAAAAACGAACTGGTTTGTGTAGGTGAGTGGCGTCTCATCGTCGTAATTTTGGATAGGTAA